In Camelina sativa cultivar DH55 chromosome 17, Cs, whole genome shotgun sequence, the genomic stretch CTGACAAGTAAAATTCTGTTTATAGAATTGCAAAGATTTGCGAGAAAGGTGGTTTTTGGTAttatttgtataaataaaaaacattaattaagaaaagtatataaacGTCTGACTTTATGATAAAGTTAATTAACATAATGATACGTACCTCGTGGCCGTTACTACTCGAATCCCTTCTCACGCGCCTTATTTTCCGACCAAATCTACGGACTGAACTTGCTCTTAACATGTCTTGTTCCGTCGTTCTTCTGATCGGAATCGTACCTTCCGGACAAGACTCACCGGATAAGCTCCAAAGCTGGAAATTTTCATGGGATTCATTTTCTTGGCTATACCCTATGGGCATCTCCGGTGGATCCTAAAACATGTTCAGTAAACTTTAGAGactttttgagaaagaaaaccaaaaaattatgagaaaataaagaaaatgtgaGTACCACTGGTCTTTGTCCCTGTAACAAAGGATGATCAAAAGCAGGCTGGTGATGAGATGGGACACAATCTATCGTATCTCCATCTGAGCTCTGTAAACATCACAAGAACATTAATAACtttacttagatatatatatagaagaaataaaacagtGTAAATATAGAGTTTGGATTAATACCTCAATGGTCTTGATGGCTGGTTTATTAATCTTTTGGagatgttttctgatgatttccAGCTTCTGAATCTCTCTTTGTGGCCGGAGAGTGACAGTTTCGGATGTCGAATTCGGTGGAGAAGCAGAGGAGGATAAGAGACAGAGTaagaaaatgaaagtaaagATCATCAAGCAAGAAGACGACATTGCAATGGCTGATGAATCTCCTCTTTTTTCTTCACGGATTGACTTTTCAGAAGAGTATTAAAACACTGTCTTATGTGGTGTTGTGTAATGAAGATGAAAGGAAAACATTTATTGcaagcttgttgttgttgttcgtcTTCTTCATGTCACTGACACATCTTTCAACAAACCCATTAAAGACATAAGTCACTTCTCTAAGAAAACCTAGACCCCCAAAACCCAAAGATccagaaaaaaatgaatcaacTCACCCCTAGctcaaaaataaatgaattataGTATTGAGAATGGTTTGGAGCATGTGGGTTTACACATAAGGTGATATAAATACTGGCAAGTGATGAAATCATGGAATGGTGTTTAATAgtactatttatttataaggGATTTGGGggatattttatattaaatgatgaaaagaagagaagagattttGATGCAGCTTTATCGTTATGTGaaaacggttttttttttttgtggtaaaacTTAGATTTGGTTTGAAAGatgaaagttgaaaactttaaatCTTGATTTCCTCAGCTATTCTCAAACTTTACGTTATGTTTCCACTTTCCACATCTTTGAATATCCATCGTGtcaaagaaaactaaaagtCCCAGTTGGTTAACAttttgtcaaattaattttggtACGTATGAGACTATGAGTTGTTCGATTTCTCTTGAATATAACAAAGGGTACATTGTCTTTTGTCCCAAAATTTATTTAAGTGTAATATAATTTTCCCATAAATCTCACAGCAATTGGGCACAATGATTTGCAAAGCATGAATTTTCATGTGACTAAACACACCTGCAAGGATACATGCATGAAGTACTTATACGCTCCAACATCTAAACTCCAAGAGCACGTTcgttaaacattattattattattattatttttttttttggacaaaaattaaacattatttaaacccaaaatttttaaatataattatccatttgcTAAATATTTAAACGATAAGGCCAATTTGAGTATATTCAATATATAACACAAAAAGATAGATAAGTTTGGTTAAGCATAGTACTACTTGAGATGCATAGCTAATAGATATGGCTCAGAGTCATCATCTATATATGGAAGTGATCGTCCACTTGGATATTTCCATTtggcaaacaaataaaatcaaagtgGTTTGATTATCATGTTGGTCAAACTGTGGACCAGTTTTTACTACGTACATACTTAGTCACCTTAAGTTTTTAGAATTCactaatttatataatttggttaGAAGAATCGTTCATAATAAAATTAGTCAAGTACAAAGTGTGGAATATATGGACCTCGAGAGTGTTATTTGCCCGAATGATATTGTCCAGTCTTTAAAATCGAGGGAATGATTGAGCCCCAAAGCATGCAAAAATGTAATGTTGCCTTTGGATTTCTATTcaatattaaatttcattttttgagaaaaacatGATTGGCTGTGTGAATTATGAATGTTCCTACCaatcatgtttttgttatttctcaTTAATCTCctctttaatttacaaaaaaaaaacacacacaaaaaaagttacAGAGCAAAGTTGACCAGACGACGACTATTTTATACTTAGCATTGCCTTCAACTTGATTTGGAATATAAACTATGCAACAAAATCtaacattttaataattaatggatagtgagagagaaagaaaaaggcgaagaaaattaaagatgaaCATTAAAGCTAACAAAAGGAGAATGGAAACAGTTTGATGTAAGAGCAATGATCGTGTCTGTAAAGCAACCTCGAGAGCTCAGCTTTTTCCAAATTTATCTCGTTCCATACCAGTGAGTCTTAGTTAATTACGATCATTAAGGActattgtgttttgtgtatACAGTCTGAAACAAAGTACGATTCGGCGTTGGAGTTATTAACTGTGATATGATGAGACATGATTTATAAAAGCGGCGTGAAAGGTTGGACGTTAATGTTCGGACCATGCATGAACTTTGTTTAGGGTACATCATCATGGATACCTATTGTGAGTTGTCCATTGATgtaaccattaaaaaaatattacaggCTGcacagatttaaaaaaaaaatacacgtAGTGTACTTAATATTTCAAGATTACAACATTGAACTTGCGATATCTACCATTTTGAGGATTTTTGAATACACGATCTCCTTCCTCCAAATTAAGAAAACCTATTAATTGGATACAACTTTTACAATGCCGAAGGTTGAAAATGCTTACTTCCACCCCAAATAAACCTACAGAATCAGAACCTCAAAtacaaagagataaaaaagagAAGTACGTAAATCTAAGTATCTAACTACGCAACATTgcgaattaaaacaattaagacATGAACAGATATTGACATGTTTGAAACTAGAACCCGTTGTCCAAATTACAAACTagatacatacacacacacatgatcttcctctttttttattttttttccttgttctttttttaaaaaagtgaacttaatcaaattaaagaagcaaaataacaaagaaataaaccCATAAAAACATTagcatatttttcttcttcgaaatCCCCAAATTCCTTTATCATAGTTTAACGAGGGTTGATAGCGCCAAGCAATTATCAGCCATTTGGTACAAAACTCCTGCGGATttgtaaacaacattaacctCCCGAGTCTCCTTCATCGCATCGCTGCAAGAATCATAGTCCGTCAACGCGGCGCTAAGGTTAATGTTAAGGCTAAAACCATCATTCTCCTTAATGTTCTTAAGGGCCTTGTCCAAATTATCAAACGCGCTATTGAAGTTTGACAAACAAGTCGCGACTCCTCCATCGCGTTTCAGCTCTTTCTCGGCGATTGTTTTGGCTTGCCTCGTACGCTTCATCAACTCTCTAATGGCCACGTCCGTTGCTGCGTTCACATTCGTTTGACCCTTGATTGTGCCTCTGCACAATGCTGGGAAATCCGACACCGTGCATGGGTCGACGAGAGGAAGCCCCAACGATGCCACGCTTTGGCTTGAAGTGGCGATAAGGACAAAGATCGTCCCGACGATTGTCATACAGGGATTGATAGACATCGTATATGTAGTATGTACACGGAAACGTATATATATTGTGTGTATAATATATACGTTCTTGTGTTTGTGATTTGAAACACCGGATGGGTGGATAGTTTTTGATTAGGAGGAGGGAGGTCATGAGTTTTATATATGCTGATGCAATAAAATGGTTATATTTAGTAAGTTGCTGACTAATTTGCCACCGGTGAATTAGACCGGACATAACTATTTTGGTATGTTTGTTAATTAGGTATTATAGTGGGTTATCGTTTTCTcgttaatattttttgtttttgtgtttgaacttattttgttgttctgttttggtGGGTAATTCTAGATTGGTGAAAGTATTACGTCCAGCTGATCTAATATTTCTAGTTTTACTTTTAACCAAGTGGTAATTGATAAGATAAAAGATGGATCTTATTGGATCAAACAAAGAATTATTCAAtagtaaaatatttgaagatgCGAAGACTTAATTACTTGACAGTATAACAGATAACCTACTTACTACTTAGTGTACTTTTGATATAGTTTATGtcattaaatttcaatgtttgTGTCAAAATTGAAGATGCCGGGACCTAATTTTACTTCTGAAAACGTGATATGTTCCAAGAAGCTATTATGAAGCTTCATGCCCGATTAATCATCTATTAAGATGTATGCTAGACTATAAAAAATCAGAggctttatttttattcttaatacTTAATCTAACATATTTGAAAGTTTATGGTATTTGTTCTGAACATCATGTAATCGAATCAAGTGAACAGAACCAAACTAGACGAATAATGGATCAGATTTGTTGATCATATTGAAATCTTTTTACTCTAGGCAGAAATAAACAGAGGCAAAAATGCTTAAACTGGGAGAAAAGATTCACAATCATCGTTGGGATCGCTAAGAGTGTAGTGTACCAGAAACAGATTACATTGACAGTTTGATCACAGAAGTAAGTTATACAGATATAAAAACAATTCCTCAACATTTAATAGATCAATCTGCATCATCCTAACGCAAAgcgtttctcttttcttataaaaatcCAGATAAAGATAGTGTAAATCTATCTGTTGTTGGTCGGACGTTACCTCTCAGCGACCAAATTCCCCATAAAACCACCGCTTATCTCATAATGACGTGCACTTGAGAAGCCAGCTTCTAGAGCAAGAGTCTCTAGCTCTTCTCCTACAAAAGGACATTTTCACATTCCAATCAGCTAATCAAAACACGATAGATAGAGTATAAGCCTTTCAAGTTTTGATCTGGACAATAGAATAGCAGCTGTGCCGTGTAATGGAAAAAGCATATATGGTATCAACAGAGAACGAACCTGTTAGGTACCCGTTGATTGAAGATTTCAGATATTCATACTCCTTTGAAAGACCATAAACAGTAGCCACAGGGACAACTACATTGTCAATCATCCAATcctaacaaaaccaaattatttCCTCAAAAAATATAACTAGCAAAATCACACATCACAGTCTGTATAGTAAAAACAAGCACCTGCATAAAAGTAGTAACGGATTGGTTGCTCTTATTGAAATCAAGTATGGACACTCTTGAACCTGAAAACCAACAGGAGACAACAACTAAGCATACCGCAAAAACCTTTGCTAAAAAAGTcaaatatacaaagaaaaaaaaaaaacacagacctGGTTTCAGAACCCGATACATCTCTTTCATAGCTCTATCTCTATCAACAACGTTTCTAAGACCATAACCCATTGTAATAGCATCAAATTCACAATCACCAAATGGTAACTCAAGAGCATCACCTTCCATCCACCTAATCAACACCATTGAAAACGTATTTCAGTTTTTTGAGTCTTTCATCGAGAGATGTTAGAACAGAAACAACAAGCATGATTTTACCAGTGCTCACTCTATACACTTGTAACAAGACCTTGCTTTAAGATTCTGTCTAGTTGCTGCAACTGCTAGTTGTTCACATGAGAAATCCAAACCCATCACCTATAATAAATATTACCAAGTCTTTAAAACAAATCCACATTTCAATTTCAAGAACACAAATAAGACATAGCAAGAAACACAAACCTTGCCAGTTGAACCAACTTTCTCAGACAAGAGAAACGCTAAATCACCACTTCCACAACACAAATCAAGAACGTTATTTCCTGTTTTCGCcctaattttcaaattaaaccaacccaaaattaGAGAAGAGTAATTAAAACACAGAACACATAGACAAAAAGAGATATACTACTAAGATAAGACTCTCACCCACTCCATGAGACAGCCATGTTCTTCCAAATTCGATGCTGGCCTAAGCTTAAGAGATCATTCAACTACAAAACCCATATGAGaacaaaatgattttgaaaAGCTTAAAGATGAGAAGGAGATAAGACCAAAGGAAGGGATTGATTCAAACGTTATCGTAAACTGGAGCAATGCGGTTGAATAGAACTCGGCGTTCGTTCGAGCATTTCACCACCGTTCCCCGCCGAGAACGGGAATTATCCGGGAGGTTACCGCCGGTGAAGGTCACCGGAGAGACGATACGAAGTAGAGCCGTCATTTCTTGGCCGTTGATTAACGATCATGTGGTTTTGGTTCCGATTACTCGGATTGGGTTAAAAATCTTGTTTCAGTTTATTAATGGGCCGCTTTAAGGCCCAATAAGATTAATTTAAGACCCACCCGcgaaactgaaaaaaaagatGGTCATGGCCACAAGGTTCCAGACTTTCCAGTTACTGACTTATTTTTGGTAGATCGAATGAGTGTTATTTACACAAGTAacaaacaatgtaaaatataatgttATAAAACATTAGGAAGAGACCAaagaagttatttttttttattcactgaTAATAATAGTTacaaagcattttttttttgacttgtCCCCCATGTTTCTTCCTACATGTGACTGAGTGTTAATATTGCATTCCATTCATGTCTCTCGTGCATGCTNNNNNNNNNtttttttttttttttttttttttttttttttttttgtcggcaaagcaaagagagaattatacattttttcaaATACACCCCATCTTTAAATTTTAAGGTTAATAAATGATGATAACCCCCATAAAATAAATTCATTCCTCGGTGAAGAATGAGCCACTAGAATCATCCATCATAGCGAAAGGCATATTCTCTGACGGCTTCCAATGGCGTTTCCTTTGGTTTATAAACcaattgttgatttgtttctggTCTAACCCCGTTGCATCAGCTAAAGCTATCTTATCTCCTTCCTGGTACATGTACATTCATATCACCCATGTAAAGATGTAAGTGTAATGGTTAGATATTAAGATAAAGTGTTTTATTTGCTTACAGTAGGGTAAGGCCATTTATAATGGAGATTCCACCAATCAAGAAGAGCTTGTCTTGCTTCTCTAGGTagctttcctttcttcttcttctttgagaaCTCCAGCTTTAGAGAACTTATACGGCTTCCAAATTTGCGTAGCAACCTATCCTTGAGATCACGGTCCTCGCATCTTTGTTTCCCATCCTCCGCTACCTCATGGTCACCTCCACTCAGTTCCTCGTCTGATGATATTGCACCATCCTCTGTTAcacacaaaattaacaaacaaatcagtaacttttttaatttaagcCTTAACATATGTCATCATCATATGCACGTGGAGAAACAGCCAAGAGaatggtttattatatataacaagtaAAAAAGGAAGGAAACAGTACACTATAATGAAAAGTTGGCTTTCTCGGCTAAACGGCTAAGTGGctaaagaggagagagaggggCAGAAATGGGAAAGGAGAAGGATAGGGAAGGGGAGAGAATATCGAGGACGCACACGATTGAGTGCAGCAGTCAAAAAACCGCCGCAGTGAATAGTTACCTCCATTGTCATTTGTCAGGAGAGGACTAATAGTCTTGTCCCCATGAGGAGACATACCCCTCCCTTGGCCTACTCATTACCCAATATGACTACGACACCTGTGAATATCACATTAGAGGTTTGTGTGAACCCCCGGAAATAACGCTACACCTAACATTTATGTTCTCCGCAACACCCCAAAACCCAAATTTccttttcactctctctctctctttcttaaatGAATtgcacatttatatatatgcccCAACGACTATACTGACCCACTTACTCAGCTTCTCTGACACCAAAAACTCAACCCAAAGATGATTCAAGAACATTACCTGATTTTACAATAGTTTTGACTATGTGACAGAAATTATAGTCGGACCAAGCATCCATGGTTAGTCCAAATTAAAAAGATCTAGTCAGTCATACAAAAATAGTGGACTACacaatatatacacacaatGCTAGTCAGTTACTTTTAATACACGTATAAGAAAGTCAGAGATCTCTACAACAGCCATGGAACAATCATAAAGGAAATAGAGATGGCTacaatctttaaaattaaatccaCACCTCACTAAAGAGATCAAACAGGCCACATCATGAGTTGATCCATATCAGAGAACCTATTACGTTGACACTGTATACACATTACATATATGCTGATATGCGTCGTTAGGTTAATAGTTTAATGGGTTAAAAACGATAGTTTGTATGCTTTTGGGGTTATATTATTACATTTTCAGCTATGCATTGACTGCTTGGAAAATACCAGGGTTGACCGAAGAAGGTAACATGCAAGTAGACACGTGCAAGTAGCGTGCCGCAAAGAGACACAATACGACCCACCAAGGGAACAACGCAACAAGAGGGCATGGCAACCACTATATGCAAAAGAGTTGAGAAAGATATAGAAGCATAGTCACAGTCTTATAGATGATTTGATTGTGGTGTGTAGAGAACCCTATgtctcccttttttttctttctttcttttaagttttaaccaaatcaaaattaaaatcttagGAGAGAAAAAGTTGGTAGGGTCGCTAGCGGAATCCGCGGGAGTCCATGTGACACCTTTTActttataacaaaaaccaaaaggacCTCTAATTGAAGCTTATCATGCAGCACTATGTACTTATTCTT encodes the following:
- the LOC104756703 gene encoding uncharacterized protein LOC104756703, which translates into the protein MSINPCMTIVGTIFVLIATSSQSVASLGLPLVDPCTVSDFPALCRGTIKGQTNVNAATDVAIRELMKRTRQAKTIAEKELKRDGGVATCLSNFNSAFDNLDKALKNIKENDGFSLNINLSAALTDYDSCSDAMKETREVNVVYKSAGVLYQMADNCLALSTLVKL
- the LOC104756704 gene encoding 2-phytyl-1,4-beta-naphthoquinone methyltransferase, chloroplastic-like is translated as MTALLRIVSPVTFTGGNLPDNSRSRRGTVVKCSNERRVLFNRIAPVYDNLNDLLSLGQHRIWKNMAVSWSGAKTGNNVLDLCCGSGDLAFLLSEKVGSTGKVMGLDFSCEQLAVAATRQNLKARSCYKCIEWMEGDALELPFGDCEFDAITMGYGLRNVVDRDRAMKEMYRVLKPGSRVSILDFNKSNQSVTTFMQDWMIDNVVVPVATVYGLSKEYEYLKSSINGYLTGEELETLALEAGFSSARHYEISGGFMGNLVAER
- the LOC104756705 gene encoding homeobox protein knotted-1-like 6 produces the protein MLRLKLKKLLICLLILCVTEDGAISSDEELSGGDHEVAEDGKQRCEDRDLKDRLLRKFGSRISSLKLEFSKKKKKGKLPREARQALLDWWNLHYKWPYPTEGDKIALADATGLDQKQINNWFINQRKRHWKPSENMPFAMMDDSSGSFFTEE